Below is a genomic region from Leptotrichia shahii.
TAACTTGGCATTTAGAGCCATTTACAAATATTGGTAACAGTATGAGTAAATACAGAGATAGTGAAGAAGAATTGACAGAAACTGAAGAAGAAAATGAAAATAACATTGAAGATATGAAGATTGAAGAACTTGACTTTACAGTACGTTCTTATAACTGCTTGAAAAAAGCAGGAGTAAATACAATTTCAGACTTAACTTCAATGACTTATAACGAATTATTGAAAATTAAGAATTTAGGGAAAAAATCACTAAATGAAATTATCGATAAAATGAAAGAACTTGGTTACGATTTAGGCGATAATGTAGGTAGCGAAGAGTAATCATAAAAAAATTAAACTAGAATATAGAATAAAATCTTAAACGAGGAGGGAAAATGAATCATAATAAATCATACAGAAAATTAGGTAGAAGAACAGACCATAGATTAGCTATGCTTAAAAATATGACAATTTCTTTAGTGAAACATGAGCAAATTGAAACAACTGTAACTCGTGCTAAAGAATTAAGAAAATTCGCTGAAAAAGCGATTACTTTAGGAAAAAAATATAATAATTCAACTGATACAGCAAGAAGAGTTCATTTAAGAAGACAGGCTTTTGCATTTTTAAGAAATGAAGAAGCAGTTGCTAAAATCTTTAATGAAATTGCACCTAAATATGCTGAAAGAAACGGTGGTTATACAAGAATCATCAAAACAGCTGTTAGACGTGGTGATTCAGCTGAATTGGCAATTATTGAATTAGTATAATAATTATAATAGTTAAAAGGCATAGGTTTTATACTTATGTCCTTTTTTATATTGATTTTTATCTAAAAAGTTGAATAATATTTTATTTAATAGTAGGAAACTTTAGTAAATTGTTAAAAAGCATAAAAAAATAAAAATTAAAAAATCTTGGATTAATAAAATTTATAGAATTTTGTTAATATTAAACTTGTTCAGTAACTATACAAACTTAGAATTTAATAAAATAAATATTTTGAAGCAAGGGGGTCTTGACCCCTTGTAGAGATAGAAAAACTTAGGTTATTGAACATATCTATTTCATAAAAATAAAAGGAGATCAACTATGAAAAAAAATTGATTGTAATGAGTTTATTAATTTCAGTAGCAGTTATGGCCACTGAGATATGTACTATGAAAAGTTTAGATTTTAGCAAAACTCAAAAAAGTGTAGAAAAGAATGAAGATAAAAAACCACAAACAGGAACACCTATGAATAAAAAAGTAATAACCGAAGATATGATAACAAATAAAACAGAAAACGGTTATAATTTAAATTTTGATGTAAATAAAAATTATACGATAAAAACAGCAACTGTTAATGGAAAAACCATTACTTATCGTGCCTATGAAAATATAGTTTATGTAGCAAAACCAGTTGATATTGCATATCAAACTATAAATATCTATATTCCAGAAGAATATTTTAAAAATAAATCAGTTGGAAAATACAATGCAAAAAGTGCACCAATATTTTTCCCAAATACAGTTGGAGGATATATGCCCGGAGCAGCTGGAGTACCTGGAAATGGAAGAGATGGAAAACCTGACGCTTCATTAGTTGCATTATCAAATGGATATGTTGTGGCAAGTCCTGGAGCTAGAGGTAGAACTTTGGAAAAAGATGGGAAATATACAGGAAAGGCACCTGCTGTAATTATAGATTTGAAAGCAGCTGTTAGATATTTGCGTTATAATGATGATAAAATGCCTGGTAGAGCTGACAGAATTATTTCTAATGGGACAAGTGCTGGAGGAGCAGTTTCAGCTCTGTTAGGTGCAACTGGGAATAGCAAGGATTACGAGCCTTATTTGAAGGAAATCGGAGCATTGAAGGCTAGAGATGATATTTATGCTGTATCAGCTTATTGTCCAATAACGAATTTAGAAAATCCAAATACAGCTTATAAGTGGATGTTTAATAATGTGAAAACTTATAAAAAGATAGAAATTTCAATGCTAGATTACAATGTGGAAAGAAAATATACTGAGGGTACGTTGACTGATGATGAAATTTTACGTTCAAATGATTTGAAAAAAATGTTCCCTGATTATGTCAATAGCTTGAAATTAAAGGATAAAAATGGGAAACTTTTGACATTGGATGAGAATGGGAATGGAAGTTTTAAAGAGCAGATTAAGCAATATTATATTGATTCTGCAAATACGGCTTTGAAAAAAGGGACTGATTTGTCAGAGTTTGAATTTTTAACCATAAAAAATGGGAAAGTTGTGGATTTGGATTATGATAAATACATAGCTTATATGGGAAGGCAGAAAACGCCTGGAGCCTTTGATAATGTTGATTTGTCAACAGGAGAAAATAATGAATTTGGAGATGAAACTACAAATAATAAGCATTTTACACAGTATATGCTAGAACATTCGACAGTAAATGGAACAATGGCTGATAAAAAAATTATAAAAATGATGAATCCAATGAACTATATTGGAAGTTCAAAAGTAAAATATTGGAGAATAAGACATGGTGCAATTGATAAAGATACTTCACTTGCAATACCTGCGATACTTGCCATAAAATTGGAAAATCTTGGGAAAAAAGTTGATTTTGCATCACCTTGGGCAACTCCACATTCGGGGGATTATGATTTGACAAAATTGTTTGGCTGGATAGATAAAGTTGTGGCAGAAGGAAGATAATGTGAAATTAAAAAATAGACAGATAAAAGATATGAAATATAGGAATAAAATAGTTGTAAAACTGCTTTCATATTTTGGAGTATCACTTTTTTTATTTTCAGTTGTAGTAGGAAGTATTTTTGGGTATATCTATATTCAAAATACAGTTGCGATGCATAAAAAAAATTTGGAGGAAAGGGCTTATAAAATTTCAGAAACTTTATCTAAAATATGGTTTGAGGATGAAATTAGGAATGAGAAAAGTCCAGATAAAAATTTGTATGCAGGCGGAAAGAGAAGACCTGAAAATCCTGAAGGAGATAGAAATAAATTTCCACATAGGGAAAATACTAAAATTGTGGGAAATATAAAGGGAAAAATTTTTGAAAATAATATTATTGAAGTTATACGAAAAGATGAGGATGAAAGGAAGCCTGAAGAAAAAAATATAATTTTGGAAAAAAATTTAAAAAAAAATGAAAATAACAGAAATGTAAAAGATAGAAAAAATAATATGCCACCTGAAGAAGAATATTTTCATAGGCATAGAATTGTAGATGAAAAAGATAATAATATTAAAATTTTTAGAAGTATGAGAATGATTGAAAATCTTGCAATGGGAGAAGTCTGGATAGTAGATGCGAAAACAGGAAATATTGTTCAAGGAAGAAGTGAAAAAACTCAGTCGCTCTCGTATTTAAAGTTGCCACCAAATGCTGAAAATACTATAAAAAGGGCACTCGCAGGAGAAACAATTACAACAGAAAATTTTAATGATTACTTAAACGAAAATTCAATTACAGTAGCAGTTCCAATAAAAAATAGAGAAACAATTGAAGGGGTGGTACTGCTTCATTCTCCAGTAAAATATATGTCTTCGGCATTAAAAAGTGGTATTTATACACTTGTTTTTAGTATTTTAGCTGCATTAATCCTTGCGGGTATCAGTGCTGTTTGGCTTTCTATCAGCTTTACAAAGCCACTTAACAAGATTAGAAATACTACACTTAAACTGGCACATGGAAATTATGAAGTGACAGTAGATGTGGATCAAGAGGATGAAATCGGAGAACTTGCAAAAAGCATTGATAAACTGGCACTTCAGCTGGATAAAAGCTCCAAGGAAAGTGAACGGTTTGAAAAGATGCGGCAAAATTTTATTGCAAATATTTCTCATGAATTACGAACTCCAATTACTGTGATTCGGGGTTCGATGGAAGCTATTTGTGATGGAATTATTAATAAACCTGAGCAATTAAAAGAATACAATGAGCAGATTTTATCAGACAGTATTCATTTACAAAGGCTAGTTAACGATTTGATTGATTTGACAAAACTTCAGAATACTGATTTTTCTATTAACAAAAGTACAATTGATTTATCTGAAATTGTGAATGATGCGGTTAGAAGCATGAAACAGATTTCAAATAAAAAAAATATAAAAATTAATTTTTTTGAAAATAAAAGCAATCACGAAATGGGAAGTTATCTTTTTACTGGAGATTATCAGAGAATTAGACAAATGATAATAATTATTTTGGATAATGCGATAAAATTTTCAAGCAAGGATCAGAAAATTGATATTTATTTAAGAAAAATAGATGAAAAATATGAACTTAAGATTTGTGATTATGGAAAAGGGATAAATCCTGAAAATATTGGGGAAATTTTTAATCGTTATCATAAGTCAAATACAGAAGAAAATAAAAACGGAATGGGACTAGGGCTTGCAATTGCAAAGGAAATTGCTATACGGCATAATATTGAGATTGCGGCGGAAAGTACGCCTGATGTGCAAACAGTTTTTACTTTTTTGATTCCTTTTAGCGAATGATATTATTTTTGATTTAAATAGAATAGTAGAAAATAAAAAGATTTTTGACGATGGTGTATTTTTTTATTGATAAGCAAATAAATTATTGTTATTATTTTAAGTATTTTTTCATTCAAAAAATAAAGTTATTATAAATTTTTTTCGTAAATGTTCAACATTCTTTATTTAAAAATCTAAAAAAATAAAAATCTAAAAATATTATATTTATTAGTTTTTTAGACTTTTGTAAATTACTATTAATAGATTTTTAGAAAAAGAAATTTAAATGTTAATTTTAAAATAGATTTTATTGTATTGAAAAAATAAACTTTGATAATAAAAATAAAATAAAAGTATTGACAAAATCTAGAAAAAGGTATAAAATTGTAATGGATACAAGGGAAAAGCAAATTAAATAAAAATAGGAGGGAAAATGCATATAGAAAACGTTGGTGAATATTTAAAGAAAAATGGCATTAAGCCATCAATACAAAGAATGAGAATATTTCAATATTTAATGGATAATCATACACATCCAACAGTTGATGATATTTTTCAAAATTTATCTCCTGAAATGCCTACTTTATCCAAAACTACAGTATATAACACATTAAATACATTCGTCAGAAGTAACATTATTCAAGAAATAATAATTGAAGAAAATGAAGTGAGATATGATGTAGTCACGGAAAATCATGGACATTTCAAATGTAAGACTTGTGGAGAGATAGTGGACTTCAATGTAGATTTATCAAAATTTGATTTATCAAAATTGGGTAATGTAGAAATTGATGAAATACACTTTTATATAAAAGGTGTCTGTAAAAAATGTTTAGAAAAACATAATTAGAAATACAAAAAAATAAAGATTGGAGAAAAAATGAAATTAAATAAAGAACTAGAAGCATTATTAAATAACCAAATAAATATGGAGCTTGCAGCTTCTTATCAATATCAAGCAATGGCTGCATATTTTGATGAAAGAGCATTGGAAGGTTTTTCAAAATGGATGAGTGAACAATCAAAAGAAGAAGTTGAACATTCAAATAAATTTTATAACTACGTATTAAAGAGAAATGGAAAAGTAGAATTTTTTGCATTGGATAAACCTAAAATGGATTTTAACTCAATAAAGGAAGTATTTGAAGCTACACTTGCACATGAAGAAGCAGTAACTGCATCAATTGAAAATATTCATAAACTTGCAAGAGAATTGGGAGATTATGGAGCTGAAGTATTTTTAAATGAATTTGCTGAAGAGCAAGAGGAAGAAGAAGAACAAGTTCAAAAAATAATTGACAAAATAGTTTCTTTAGATGTTGACAATAATAGTGCAACGCTTTATCTATTAGATAAAGAAATGGGAACAAGAGAATAAATAATCTTATAATTAAATAAATTATAAAGTGGTTTTTTAAGAATGGCTAGGTATGCACGATTTAGGAGGGCGCAGTAAAAGTATTTAGCTATTTTTTTTTATACATAAAATTTGATTCAAAAAAAGAACCTATTACTGATGTTTTTTATATTTAGTAAACAGGTTTTTCTTTTTTTCTCTTTTTTAATAAAATTTAATACCAATACCAAATTTGAATTATACAAAACTATCTGCAATTTCCTGTAGCTGAAAATTATCAGAACCCTCTAAATAAGCCTTTATAATATGCTTGCAAGCTAAATATCTCTTTTCATAGCTGTTGGATTTTACTGTAATATAAGAGATATTGTATTCCTTGTACAGCTGTTTTAATAAATTTTGAAATTTTTCCCGTCTATCATTGTCCCCAATTGAACGAAGCCCATCATTTACCCATTTTACGTTATTTTCCAGCAAAATTGTCAAATCAAATCTATAATCTTGAACAAATTCACGGACAATTGGATTATCTCGCTTTTCATAAGTTAGGCAAAAGGCGAGGGTAGTAATGTAATCTGTGTCAATTAATGCAAATTTATTGGCATTTCTAGCGGCATGTAGCACATTTGACTGATGACCGAAGACAATTTTTTCATAATCGGAATATTGAAGAGATTCTTCATCGCCACCTAATTTTTCAAATACATATTCACGTCCATATTCCCAAGCTGAAGTTGTATTAAATACATTTGCAAGTTTATCAATCATCACGCTTTTTCCACTGCTTTCACCACCACAAATTGTAATAATTGGAATTAAATGTTCTCTCACTTCACGTGGCAGAAAATCCCAGTATTTACTTGGATTTTCTCGAATCTGCTTGGAATTTACATTATATTCAATATAATTTTTGTCTATAGATCTTGTTTCTGAACCAAAATGCTTTAAATTATATTCTTTATCTTCATTACGGTTACTTATAAAAATAACATCGTTTTTCCAGTCTATTTCTGCTTTGCTTTCAAGTTTCTCTCTTTTTTCAATTTCTCTTCTTAAAGTTTCAGCCCATTCTTCCCAGTTTTCGCCTTGTTGTGAAAAATGATTTTCGTCCATTAAAAAAGATGAAATATTTGGCTGATTTTTAAATGTCTGTTTTACAAAACGTAATCTGTCCTTTGGAGTAATTTCCTTTACAAAGCGGGAATTGGAGGTAAGCAAATCATCAGAATCATCAGAATAAGAGATGACAACATATAATCTTTCTACTATACCGCTGGCTCTCTGAATGAAATTTACATGTCCAATGTGAAGAGGGAAAAATTTCCCAATAATTATTCCTATTTTTTTCATTAATTTGTTTTCCTTTCTATAGCATAATTTTTTGATAATTAATAATTTAACTCTTTTAATATCAAACTGCTAAAATTAAGTATTCTTGATTTTTATTTTTCAGGAGTAATATCATTTATTTTATTAAGGCTGACTGTTAAAGGAATTAAGTATTTATTATAAATAAAAATTTCACTAAATTATTTTAAAAAAAACCTCCATATTCAAAAATATAGAAGTTTTCTATAAACCTATTCTGAAAATGAACTTAGAAGTTACTCTTTCCTTCTTTAATATTTTTTATTAATCTTGCTAAAATCCCATTCAAAAAGTCTTTTGTATCACTGTAGGAATATTTTTTGGAAATTTCTAAAACTTCATTAATTGCAATTTCATATCCTATTTTTTCTATAGTAATTTCATAAAATGATATTTTTAATAAAACTTTTTCAATTGTTCCAAGACGTTCATAAGTCCAGCCTTCCAACACATCTTTAATTCTTTCAATCAAAATATCTTTATTTGCAATTATATCAGTTACGTAACTTCTTAAGAAATCAATTTCGTCTTCTTTTTCTAAATTTTTTTCTTTAATTACATCATTTATCCTTTTTTCAATATTATTATCAATTAACTCATATTCAAAAAGTAGTTTAAATATTTCTTCTCTAATTCCTCTTCGTGTCATTAATTTTCCTTTCCAGATGGGGAAGTTTCAATTTTTGTATTATTATTTCTTTCATTTTCATCATCATTGCTTCTTTTTGCTTCAATTTCTAATTTTTCCTTTATTTTTTCTTGTTCTTTATTAGATTTCTTTTGAACAGCCGAAGAATCAATGATTTTTTTCTCAACAATTGTTTCGCCTAAAACTTTTTTTAATTTAACTATACTTTTTTTTACAGTAATTCCAGTAGAATGGAAAATGTATTCGGATAATTTGTTTTGAATATCTGCTAATTTTTCATTTAAGTTATCAACGTTATAAGTATCAACAGTAGCTTCGATGACAACTGCTTTTCCTCTTGGATATGATTTTACTTTTGAATTTTTTATAATTTCCAGTCTGCTTAAAAAACTTTTTGATGTTTCATTTATTGTTTTTATAGAAACTTCGATTTCCCCATTTTTATTTTTTACTTTCCTATTTTGAGAATATTTTGTAAGTTTATCAATGTAAGAAAGCAAAAATATGACTAAATAAATTATCGATAACAGTCCGATTAAAATTTTAAAATTTAGACTGTTTAAATCTATTAAACTATCAAGCTGTCCTAAGTAATCAGTTCTAAACAGAGTATCTGATATACTTGAAAATGCAATACCGATAAATCCAAGTACAACAGATAATCTTGCTAAAAATCCCAATATTGCAATCATTAATTTAATATAAACTATCAAAAATACACCATATTTTATTTCATAATATTTACTGTATTATAATTTCTAAACAAATCTATTTTTTATTTTAAAATTTAATAACTTGACAAATATTTAAATTAAACTGAATTATGGTGTATTTCTGCCAGTTTCTCCTTTCTTATTCTTCAATTTCTGCTGTTTCTGCTACAGTAGCTGGAACTACATCTTTCTTTTCATCTTTTACAATTTTTTGAATGTATACATTAACTTCCTGAACTTTTAGTCCTGTCATTTCAGTAATTGCTTTTACTACTTTTGTTTGGATTTCCCCAGCTAATGCTGGCAACTTGTAACCCATTTTTGCTACAATGTAAAGATCTAACGTACATTCAGTTTCTCCAACTTCCACTTCAATTCCTTTTCCACCTGAAGATACATTTTGGAAAAACTTAACAATTTCATTTTTTGAAGTTCCACCAACAAGGCTGTTTACTCCTTCGATTTCTGATACTACTGATTCTGCGATTGTTGCTACCACTTCTTGTGATATATTTACATTTCCTAATTCGTTCATTTTGATTCCTCCTAATTTTTATTTTTTATAGATAATAATTAAATTACAAGTTTGTAACTTAATTTTATTTATTATTTTCCAAGCGCTTCCTTGAAATGAGTTTCAATGAAGTTTGTATAGACAGTTCCTTTTTTAAAGTCCTCATTGTTAAGTACTTTTAAATGGAAAGGAATAGTTGTATCCACACCTTCTATAATAAATTCCCTTAAGGCACGCTTCATACGTAAAATAGCTTCTTCACGATCTTTTCCCTTTACAATAAGTTTTGCTATCATTGAATCATAATAAGGCGGGATTTCATAATTTTGATAGGAATGTGAGTCAACTCTTACTCCAATTCCTCCAGATGGAATGTATACTTCTAAAGTTCCTGAAGATGGTAAAAATCCGTTTTCAGAATCTTCTGCATTTATTCTACATTCTATTACATGCCCCTTAATACTAATATCTTTTTGTGAAATACTTAGTTTTTCTCCTGCAGCTACTCTTATTTGTTCTTTTACCAGATCAACTCCAGTAATTTCCTCACTTATTGTATGTTCAACTTGAATTCTTGTATTCATTTCCATAAAATAAAAGTTCATACTTTTATCAACAAGAAATTCCAATGTTCCAACACTGTCATAACCAATACCTTTTGCTAATTTTGCAGCGAATTTCCCCATTTTTTCACGCGTTTTCGCATCAATTCCTGCTGATGGAGATTCTTCGATTAATTTTTGATGCCTTCTTTGAATTGTACAATCTCTTTCACCAAGATGGACAACATTTCCAAATTTATCTCCTATAATTTGAATTTCAACGTGTCTTGGTTCTTCAACATATTTTTCAATATAAACATCTGGATTTCCAAAATTTGCCTTTGCTTCGTTTTGTGCAACAATATAATTTTCAGCTAATTCCTTTTCATCACGTGCAATTCTCATTCCTTTTCCACCACCACCGGCAGTAGCTTTTATCATAACAGGATAAGTTATCCATTCTGCAACTTTTTTTGCTTCTTCCAGAGTTGGTACAATTCCGTCTGATCCCTTTGTTATTGGAACTTTATGTTTGATGGCAGTTTCCCTTGCAGTTGCCTTATCTCCCATCATATTTATTAATTCAGGTTTTGGACCGATAAATACAATTCCATTTTTGTCACATATTTCGGCAAATCTTTGATTTTCAGATAGAAAACCGTATCCTGGATGGATTGCTTCACTTTGTGTAATTTGTGCCGCTGAAATAATATTTGGTATTTTTAAATATGAATCTGCACTACTGGCAGTTCCAATGCAAATAGCCTCATCAGCCAATCTTACGTGAAGTGAATCCTTATCAGCTTCTGAATAAACTGCAACTGTTGCAACTCCCAATTCTCTTGCCGCTCTGATTATCCTAACGGCAATTTCCCCTCTATTTGCTATTAATATTTTTTTAAACATTAATATTCTATCCTCCTAAAAGATTTTCTGTTTCTAAAAAAAATTATTAATTATTTTGAATTTATTTAATCTCCAAATTAATTTTAACTAACTTCAATTTTAAATAATTCCTTTGCAAAATCAACTGCTGAACCATCTGCTACAAGTACTTCCTTTAAAATCCCGTTTACAGTAGCTTTTACATCATTATCAATTCCCATTGTAGTAATCTTAGCAAGAATTTGTCCTTTTTTAACTAAAGTGCCAGTTTTTGAACTTATTAGCCTTATTTTACCAACATTGCTTGATTTAACAATTTCTTCCGCTGGCAATGCAACTTTAGCAGTTTTTTTCTTTTCTGTAATTTTAGGTGATGCTGTTACAGTATTTACAATTTTTGTATTTTCAGAATTTGTTAAAGTAAGTTTTATTTTTCCATATCTTACTTTTAGTTCTGCTATATCTTCTTTTTTCAGAACTTTCATTAATTCTTGAATATCCTTAAGTTCCATAGTACCTCCTTATTTTAAATTAAATATTTATTTCCATAAATTTTTTTAGACTTCTATAAATAATTTTACCATATTATACACATTTTTTCAATTTTTTCTTTTTTAAAACCATCAGAAATTTACCAAGATAAATAAAAATTGTTGCAAATAAATGAAAAAAGGTATAAAATATATTCGCATTTTCATTGCAAAGATAAAAACAAAGTTAAAGTTGGATTTATTTGATAATTTAAATTCGTAAATATGGTTATCAAATTATTCTATTTTAATTTTATACTAAGCCCTATTTGAAAAATAGAAATTATATTTTATTTATTTCCTAACAAGGGAGTCTTGACCCCTTATGTACAGAAATTATAACAAAGCTGCTATTTCAATGGGGAACAGTATCAGTTCTGAGAAAAAATACCAGAAAGGAAAATAAAAATGGTT
It encodes:
- the rplQ gene encoding 50S ribosomal protein L17, with the translated sequence MNHNKSYRKLGRRTDHRLAMLKNMTISLVKHEQIETTVTRAKELRKFAEKAITLGKKYNNSTDTARRVHLRRQAFAFLRNEEAVAKIFNEIAPKYAERNGGYTRIIKTAVRRGDSAELAIIELV
- a CDS encoding subtype B tannase → MKSLDFSKTQKSVEKNEDKKPQTGTPMNKKVITEDMITNKTENGYNLNFDVNKNYTIKTATVNGKTITYRAYENIVYVAKPVDIAYQTINIYIPEEYFKNKSVGKYNAKSAPIFFPNTVGGYMPGAAGVPGNGRDGKPDASLVALSNGYVVASPGARGRTLEKDGKYTGKAPAVIIDLKAAVRYLRYNDDKMPGRADRIISNGTSAGGAVSALLGATGNSKDYEPYLKEIGALKARDDIYAVSAYCPITNLENPNTAYKWMFNNVKTYKKIEISMLDYNVERKYTEGTLTDDEILRSNDLKKMFPDYVNSLKLKDKNGKLLTLDENGNGSFKEQIKQYYIDSANTALKKGTDLSEFEFLTIKNGKVVDLDYDKYIAYMGRQKTPGAFDNVDLSTGENNEFGDETTNNKHFTQYMLEHSTVNGTMADKKIIKMMNPMNYIGSSKVKYWRIRHGAIDKDTSLAIPAILAIKLENLGKKVDFASPWATPHSGDYDLTKLFGWIDKVVAEGR
- a CDS encoding sensor histidine kinase encodes the protein MKLKNRQIKDMKYRNKIVVKLLSYFGVSLFLFSVVVGSIFGYIYIQNTVAMHKKNLEERAYKISETLSKIWFEDEIRNEKSPDKNLYAGGKRRPENPEGDRNKFPHRENTKIVGNIKGKIFENNIIEVIRKDEDERKPEEKNIILEKNLKKNENNRNVKDRKNNMPPEEEYFHRHRIVDEKDNNIKIFRSMRMIENLAMGEVWIVDAKTGNIVQGRSEKTQSLSYLKLPPNAENTIKRALAGETITTENFNDYLNENSITVAVPIKNRETIEGVVLLHSPVKYMSSALKSGIYTLVFSILAALILAGISAVWLSISFTKPLNKIRNTTLKLAHGNYEVTVDVDQEDEIGELAKSIDKLALQLDKSSKESERFEKMRQNFIANISHELRTPITVIRGSMEAICDGIINKPEQLKEYNEQILSDSIHLQRLVNDLIDLTKLQNTDFSINKSTIDLSEIVNDAVRSMKQISNKKNIKINFFENKSNHEMGSYLFTGDYQRIRQMIIIILDNAIKFSSKDQKIDIYLRKIDEKYELKICDYGKGINPENIGEIFNRYHKSNTEENKNGMGLGLAIAKEIAIRHNIEIAAESTPDVQTVFTFLIPFSE
- a CDS encoding Fur family transcriptional regulator, which translates into the protein MHIENVGEYLKKNGIKPSIQRMRIFQYLMDNHTHPTVDDIFQNLSPEMPTLSKTTVYNTLNTFVRSNIIQEIIIEENEVRYDVVTENHGHFKCKTCGEIVDFNVDLSKFDLSKLGNVEIDEIHFYIKGVCKKCLEKHN
- a CDS encoding ferritin; the encoded protein is MKLNKELEALLNNQINMELAASYQYQAMAAYFDERALEGFSKWMSEQSKEEVEHSNKFYNYVLKRNGKVEFFALDKPKMDFNSIKEVFEATLAHEEAVTASIENIHKLARELGDYGAEVFLNEFAEEQEEEEEQVQKIIDKIVSLDVDNNSATLYLLDKEMGTRE
- the nadR gene encoding multifunctional transcriptional regulator/nicotinamide-nucleotide adenylyltransferase/ribosylnicotinamide kinase NadR, coding for MKRVKLLIIKKLCYRKENKLMKKIGIIIGKFFPLHIGHVNFIQRASGIVERLYVVISYSDDSDDLLTSNSRFVKEITPKDRLRFVKQTFKNQPNISSFLMDENHFSQQGENWEEWAETLRREIEKREKLESKAEIDWKNDVIFISNRNEDKEYNLKHFGSETRSIDKNYIEYNVNSKQIRENPSKYWDFLPREVREHLIPIITICGGESSGKSVMIDKLANVFNTTSAWEYGREYVFEKLGGDEESLQYSDYEKIVFGHQSNVLHAARNANKFALIDTDYITTLAFCLTYEKRDNPIVREFVQDYRFDLTILLENNVKWVNDGLRSIGDNDRREKFQNLLKQLYKEYNISYITVKSNSYEKRYLACKHIIKAYLEGSDNFQLQEIADSFV
- the nusB gene encoding transcription antitermination factor NusB; protein product: MTRRGIREEIFKLLFEYELIDNNIEKRINDVIKEKNLEKEDEIDFLRSYVTDIIANKDILIERIKDVLEGWTYERLGTIEKVLLKISFYEITIEKIGYEIAINEVLEISKKYSYSDTKDFLNGILARLIKNIKEGKSNF
- the amaP gene encoding alkaline shock response membrane anchor protein AmaP is translated as MIVYIKLMIAILGFLARLSVVLGFIGIAFSSISDTLFRTDYLGQLDSLIDLNSLNFKILIGLLSIIYLVIFLLSYIDKLTKYSQNRKVKNKNGEIEVSIKTINETSKSFLSRLEIIKNSKVKSYPRGKAVVIEATVDTYNVDNLNEKLADIQNKLSEYIFHSTGITVKKSIVKLKKVLGETIVEKKIIDSSAVQKKSNKEQEKIKEKLEIEAKRSNDDENERNNNTKIETSPSGKEN
- a CDS encoding Asp23/Gls24 family envelope stress response protein produces the protein MNELGNVNISQEVVATIAESVVSEIEGVNSLVGGTSKNEIVKFFQNVSSGGKGIEVEVGETECTLDLYIVAKMGYKLPALAGEIQTKVVKAITEMTGLKVQEVNVYIQKIVKDEKKDVVPATVAETAEIEE
- the accC gene encoding acetyl-CoA carboxylase biotin carboxylase subunit, giving the protein MFKKILIANRGEIAVRIIRAARELGVATVAVYSEADKDSLHVRLADEAICIGTASSADSYLKIPNIISAAQITQSEAIHPGYGFLSENQRFAEICDKNGIVFIGPKPELINMMGDKATARETAIKHKVPITKGSDGIVPTLEEAKKVAEWITYPVMIKATAGGGGKGMRIARDEKELAENYIVAQNEAKANFGNPDVYIEKYVEEPRHVEIQIIGDKFGNVVHLGERDCTIQRRHQKLIEESPSAGIDAKTREKMGKFAAKLAKGIGYDSVGTLEFLVDKSMNFYFMEMNTRIQVEHTISEEITGVDLVKEQIRVAAGEKLSISQKDISIKGHVIECRINAEDSENGFLPSSGTLEVYIPSGGIGVRVDSHSYQNYEIPPYYDSMIAKLIVKGKDREEAILRMKRALREFIIEGVDTTIPFHLKVLNNEDFKKGTVYTNFIETHFKEALGK
- a CDS encoding acetyl-CoA carboxylase biotin carboxyl carrier protein, yielding MELKDIQELMKVLKKEDIAELKVRYGKIKLTLTNSENTKIVNTVTASPKITEKKKTAKVALPAEEIVKSSNVGKIRLISSKTGTLVKKGQILAKITTMGIDNDVKATVNGILKEVLVADGSAVDFAKELFKIEVS